A genomic region of Anopheles coustani chromosome 3, idAnoCousDA_361_x.2, whole genome shotgun sequence contains the following coding sequences:
- the LOC131261177 gene encoding beta-1,3-galactosyltransferase 5 produces the protein MRKFHRFLTSVVAFGILYGVYRYSFRTDSEGNYLFLLPREPDQSSLQSLDQASSEERAVDPTRLANLTGFEYRIANDICKENNSYSELLGVILVTSYVGHDEIRSAHRQAISQQKLLSMGLLRIFSLATIPPVDRFITQAALEAEQRLHGDLIQGNFVEAYRNLTYKHLMSLQWATQHCRGAKYLIKMDDDIVFDPFYIQNYLSDLNQHEDRYLLAGYTFRNKKVIRLRANKWYVSREEHRPDVYPPYLSGWLYITNQRTARALAAESQVVPFFWIDDTFITGVLAERLKLPLTALNRWYSANSEFLDCCIRDMKRYAYQCDYYVGPNGGNGKLIMEFVQELERCYDNACYQRPAGKSLTATCVAEFKNQQNIPNHGTAMVNQMRL, from the exons ATGAGAAAGTTTCATCGTTTCCTCACTTCCGTAGTTGCTTTCGGTATTTTGTATGGTGTCTATCGCTACTCATTCCGTACGGACAGTGAAGGGAACTACCTGTTTCTGCTGCCCCGGGAACCGGACCAGTCTTCGCTACAATCGCTTGACCAAGCAAGCAGCGAGGAGCGTGCGGTTGATCCGACAAGGTTGGCAAATCTGACGGGATTTGAGTATCGAATTGCGAATGATATttgcaaagaaaataatagCTATTCAGAATTGCTAG gTGTGATTCTGGTTACATCATACGTTGGGCACGATGAAATACGTTCCGCCCATCGGCAGGCCATATCGCAACAGAAGCTGCTATCGATGGGCTTGTTACGAATCTTTTCTTTGGCCACCATACCTCCCGTCGATCGTTTTATTACGCAGGCAGCCCTTGAAGCCGAACAGCGCTTGCACGGAGACCTTATCCAGGGCAACTTTGTTGAAGCGTACCGCAATCTCACCTACAAGCACCTCATGAGTTTGCAGTGGGCGACACAACACTGTCGTGGGGCAAAGTACCTCATCAAGATGGACGATGATATCGTATTCGATCCGTTCTACATTCAGAACTATCTGTCCGACTTGAATCAGCACGAAGACCGGTACCTTTTGGCGGGCTACACTTTCCGGAACAAGAAGGTGATCCGCTTGCGAGCGAACAAGTGGTACGTATCGAGGGAAGAGCATCGGCCCGATGTTTACCCACCGTACCTTTCCGGGTGGCTTTACATCACCAACCAACGGACCGCTCGTGCCTTAGCGGCCGAGTCACAGGTGGTACCGTTTTTCTGGATCGACGATACGTTCATTACCGGCGTGCTGGCCGAACGACTTAAGCTACCTCTGACCGCCCTCAACCGATGGTACAGTGCCAACTCAGAGTTCCTGGACTGCTGCATACGGGACATGAAGCGCTACGCATATCAGTGCGATTACTACGTCGGTCCGAACGGTGGCAACGGGAAACTCATCATGGAGTTCGTGCAGGAGCTGGAACGATGCTACGATAATGCGTGCTACCAGCGCCCGGCCGGTAAATCGCTCACTGCCACGTGCGTTGCGGAGTTCAAGAATCAGCAAAACATTCCAAACCACGGCACGGCTATGGTTAATCAGATGAGACTTTAG
- the LOC131271781 gene encoding actin-histidine N-methyltransferase-like, whose protein sequence is MSNGMTKPLSKGKAKELNGLLEQLMQLGAPDYDAVDACLDQHRNMYGVLERIRRLEPKLRTTNDRPRMENVENFTKWATGKGCTLKNVRIAEQAEYGGLGLEATGTISDTFIEVPRSLFFYIDNSDRFRKLLELMPAAMMRDQGNVMLALGLIMERFRKDSFWEPYFDVFPVRYTTPLYYTPDDARELINTEAFFPALKLCKTIARQYGFIRKFVLDSVDDLRNNFTYDVFR, encoded by the coding sequence ATGAGCAACGGGATGACGAAACCCCTTTCGAAGGGGAAAGCAAAGGAATTGAACGGACTGTTGGAACAGTTGATGCAACTAGGTGCACCCGATTATGACGCTGTTGACGCCTGCTTGGATCAGCATCGGAACATGTACGGCGTGCTGGAACGCATCCGACGGCTGGAGCCAAAGCTTCGCACTACAAACGATCGTCCGCGGatggaaaatgtggaaaacttCACCAAATGGGCCACCGGTAAAGGGTGCACGCTAAAGAACGTGCGCATCGCAGAGCAGGCCGAATACGGTGGACTTGGCCTGGAAGCGACCGGTACCATCTCGGACACCTTCATCGAGGTACCACGATCGCTGTTCTTCTACATCGACAATAGTGACCGCTTTAGGAAGCTGCTCGAGCTGATGCCGGCGGCTATGATGCGCGATCAGGGCAATGTTATGCTTGCCTTAGGCCTCATTATGGAGCGCTTCCGGAAGGATAGTTTCTGGGAGCCGTACTTCGACGTGTTTCCGGTGCGCTACACAACGCCACTCTACTACACGCCGGATGACGCGAGGGAACTGATAAACACGGAAGCGTTTTTCCCTGCGCTTAAGCTCTGCAAAACCATTGCGCGGCAGTACGGATTTATCCGTAAGTTTGTTCTGGACAGTGTCGATGACCTTCGGAATAACTTTACATACGATGTTtttcggtaa
- the LOC131271796 gene encoding actin-histidine N-methyltransferase-like, whose protein sequence is MTRQNKVPVNLSGLEGHDFTLALIPYWDMGNHAYPTTPEDRPDERARLVAATVYNAEHERLECFLDGPDPAPEAGPSVPIFIVYGQRTDAEFLVHNGFVIARNPHTSLKRLFKLNPEDPLYKERSHLMKLLGIPTEGTFTFGYPTLGHVSPELIAIARVSSMNEQELELYTTMEVPQRNELIDYETAHRPDLMNRANLWLAKSMRTRLQGYPTTIEQDEALVETQNRQMHPIRRLLIEYRLEEKRLLQSYVTLACDELKRLMAEIKLGTKQSQQFVEK, encoded by the exons ATGACGCGACAGAACAAGGTTCCGGTCAATCTGTCCGGGTTAGAGGGGCATGATTTCACACTCGCCCTCATACCTTACTGGGACATGGGCAACCATGCCTATCCCACGACGCCAGAGGATCGGCCGGACGAGCGAGCGAGACTCGTCGCGGCAACCGTATACAATGCCGAGCACGAGCGTCTGGAATGTTTCCTAGATGGCCCGGATCCGGCACCGGAAGCAGGACCCAGTGTACCGATATTTATCGTCTACGGCCAGCGAACGGATGCTGAATTTCTCGTGCACAATGG ATTTGTCATCGCAAGGAATCCACATACGTCACTGAAAAGATTGTTTAAACTGAATCCGGAGGATCCATTGTACAAGGAACGTTCGCACCTGATGAAGCTGCTTGGTATCCCCACGGAGGGCACATTCACGTTCGGCTATCCAACGCTCGGTCACGTGTCACCGGAACTGATCGCGATCGCTCGCGTTAGCTCAATGAACGAACAGGAGCTTGAACTCTACACCACGATGGAAGTGCCCCAACGAAACGAGTTAATCGACTACGAAACCGCACACCGGCCGGATCTTATGAATCGCGCGAATTTATGGCTGGCCAAATCAATGCGCACCCGACTCCAGGGCTATCCGACGACGATCGAGCAGGACGAGGCGCTAGTGGAAACGCAGAACCGCCAGATGCATCCCATCCGCCGGCTGCTGATCGAGTATCGGCTTGAGGAGAAACGGTTGCTACAAAGCTACGTCACACTAGCCTGCGATGAACTGAAGCGCCTGATGGCGGAAATTAAATTAGGCACCAAACAATCCCAGCAGTTTGTGGAGAAATAG
- the LOC131261176 gene encoding acid phosphatase type 7 yields MGLFGPNNHMIGYFILSLTTAFLAILPSSHGQVFYYQPEQVHLSFGDSPSEIVVTWSTMTATNESVVEYGIGGFILSATGTEEKFVDGGAGKHTQYIHRVVLRDLQPSSRYEYHCGSQWGWSAEFYFHTTPEGSGWSPSFAIFGDMGNENAQSMARLQEDTQRHMYDAIIHVGDFAYDMNSENALVGDQFMNQIQSIAAYTPYMVCAGNHEEKYNFSNYRARFSMPGGTENMMYSFNLGPVHFIGFSTEVYYFMNYGIKTLINQYEWLRRDLEEANRPENRKERPWIITYGHRPMYCSNDNDNDCTHSETLVRVGLPFMHWFGLEDLFYEYGVDVEIWAHEHSYERLFPLYDYQVFNGSYEEPYRNPRAPVHLVTGSAGCKEGREPFLRKIPPWSAIHSRDYGYTRMKAINGSHLYFEQISVDKEGAVIDSFTIIKDEHLPYKQLLERDGKVGSKANGAH; encoded by the exons ATGGGTTTGTTTGGGCCCAACAATCATATGATCGGATATTTTATCCTATCGCTCACCACTGCCTTCCTCGCCATCTTACCTAGCAGCCATGGGCAAGTATTTTATTACCAACCGGAGCAGGTTCATCTCTCCTTCGGTGACTCCCCGTCCGAGATCGTCGTCACCTGGAGCACAATGACGGCCACCAACGAGTCGGTGGTCGAGTACGGTATCGGAGGGTTCATCCTAAGCGCCACTGGTACGGAGGAAAAATTTGTCGACGGTGGCGCTGGCAAACATACACAGTACATCCATCGGGTGGTACTGCGTGACCTTCAACCATCATCCCGGTACGAGTACCACTGCGGAAGTCAGTGGGGTTGGTCGGCCGAGTTTTACTTTCACACGACACCGGAAGGATCGGGTTGGTCGCCTTCGTTCGCCATTTTCGGGGACATGGGTAATGAAAATGCGCAATCGATGGCTCGATTGCAGGAAGACACCCAAAGACATATGTACGATGCGATCATACACGTCGGAGACTTTGCGTACGACATGAATTCGGAAAATGCCCTCGTCGGTGATCAGTTCATGAACCAGATACAATCGATTGCTGCCTACACGCCCTACATGGTGTGTGCGGGGAATCACGAGGAAAAATA TAATTTTTCCAATTACCGCGCCCGCTTCAGCATGCCCGGCGGAACGGAAAATATGATGTACAGCTTCAACCTGGGTCCGGTTCACTTTATCGGGTTCTCCACCGAGGTGTACTACTTCATGAACTATGGCATTAAGACGCTCATCAATCAGTACGAGTGGCTGCGACGCGACCTGGAGGAAGCGAATCGGCCGGAAAACCGCAAGGAGCGCCCGTGGATCATCACCTACGGCCACCGACCGATGTACTGCAGCAACGATAACGATAACGATTGCACGCACAGTGAAACGCTCGTGCGCGTCGGCCTTCCGTTCATGCACTGGTTCGGCCTGGAGGACCTCTTTTACGAGTACGGTGTCGATGTGGAAATCTGGGCCCACGAGCACTCGTACGAGCGGCTCTTTCCACTGTACGACTATCAG GTTTTCAACGGATCTTACGAAGAGCCGTACCGCAACCCACGTGCCCCGGTGCACCTCGTAACCGGCTCGGCTGGATGCAAGGAAGGACGGGAACCTTTTCTGCGCAAAATTCCTCCATGGAGCGCCATCCACAGCCGCGACTACGGTTACACGCGTATGAAGGCTATCAATGGCTCGCATCTCTACTTCGAGCAGATCTCAGTCGATAAGGAAGGTGCGGTAATCGACTCGTTTACCATCATCAAGGACGAACATTTGCCGTACAAGCAGTTACTGGAGCGAGACGGAAAAGTGGGTTCAAAGGCAAACGGAGCGCACTAG
- the LOC131271788 gene encoding uncharacterized protein LOC131271788 produces MSVSNTALSLTTQQLANDPTAASTNEQHDASMQLLPDAGRRRRRLGRKRKRRPLQDDYWPPEGQDNDTEANPGGGGGGRLSDRKRLPYAGAAASRWEGINKPLPLPTAHGRLGRPDQPYRGGGHQHRANDWMNNPYTDAINVEQQPLAGSAPRRPPYVAPALGGNFSPIDPNRLRRIPSNAVRASPESPSATVPTAASSHKAYRKPYSQARRSEEQFSSPDGSGEASPGKPTSATDLKALLKQSDGLSLSEILQQRNISLQDLIKGKQMALAALTQSPLDVSTSMGEDADTTTVSPTLSSVRFRVFDDTTVIMTTTTTTTTTTTTPASTVANEQSSSGPESTVHPVRPETTVLLAEDETNNSVDELDGGHAVSIFPTVEIKQLALNPVLPILKEERLRPIKGVASRIRPDLSNAHIRTLEPARFPTAGGNGKRLPALSASSSPSSGDDDNAITTATGSTTMAPPAPTVPSLLLITSTAREKWTPSASLQGQRHREQKWSGTASGKQTSAQPNPNHSSTLSPPVTSSEQPAAKESVGRLNSAEATSMLPEAEAMVELSPERHHHHLLRVPKLKTRIAIKPKLTNVVPPTAPSTSTTTTSPPPARGDRLNLSDVELGEDGPRVNKTDATQPRRQQRLNDNDDDEPELNIIEKFTSFADPSGSLEGKSVVSGEAQDDQAMADLIGRISEHTQRSFTDSLEEFYRDVTESNPSLFNDLSPIASSDDRRELLELMEDRRIGSRLAKVLSQRNMTLEQLLEHRRRGSSQLHLAEIVNGKVKPIDDKIDIVTAFEHFPRFNIGNLRSIRPDDIKLDSQGFSYFTSIINLRPSDDVYKEARALQARHRGATPSNGNHRNEAHFLAPGGSKDRLLVPSRMSATSATAGSYGSSNYEEESARENIVEHDLLDLELSGHGFQHHRSASVTIESTSIPVGVRSAIVASSAIVGVSLAIFVAIFVTCRLRQRRRQKLNYTENFNMAKGRLPIIHSAEMEARKSSSSTSASGRSSNGGEQVVYTTHRALAGSGTSQTIDTGTRGRQQSAVMDPNSVDVQDYLWDRKPFQ; encoded by the exons ATGTCAGTATCAAATACA GCTCTGTCACTGACGACCCAGCAGCTGGCCAACGATCCGACCGCTGCCTCCACCAACGAACAGCACGATGCATCGATGCAGCTTTTACCGGACGCCGGACGTCGACGGCGACGGCTGGGCAGGAAACGAAAGCGTCGCCCACTGCAGGACGATTACTGGCCACCGGAGGGACAAGACAACGACACCGAAGCGAaccccggtggtggtggtggtggacgaTTGTCCGACCGGAAGCGACTACCGTACGCTGGGGCTGCCGCGTCACGCTGGGAAGGCATCAACAAACCGCTCCCGTTGCCAACGGCTCACGGGAGACTGGGCCGACCGGACCAACCGTACCGCGGGGGCGGCCACCAACATAGGGCGAACGATTGGATGAACAACCCGTACACGGATGCGATCAATGTCGAGCAGCAGCCTTTGGCGGGCAGTGCGCCAAGACGACCGCCGTACGTAGCGCCGGCTCTGGGTGGGAATTTTTCACCTATTGATCCGAATAGGCTACGACGAATTCCCAGCAACGCAGTCCGAGCGTCACCGGAGTCGCCGTCGGCAACGGTTCCCACAGCCGCTAGCAGCCACAAGGCGTACCGGAAACCGTACTCGCAGGCACGCCGCAGCGAGGAGCAGTTTTCCTCGCCCGATGGTTCAGGTGAGGCTTCGCCCGGAAAGCCAACGTCGGCCACCGACCTGAAGGCGCTGCTGAAGCAATCGGATGGGCTTAGTTTGAGCGAGATACTGCAGCAGCGCAACATTTCGCTGCAGGATCTCATCAAGGGCAAACAGATGGCACTGGCCGCCCTCACGCAGAGTCCGCTCGATGTTAGCACCTCGATGGGGGAGGATGCGGACACGACGACCGTTTCACCGACGCTCTCGAGTGTGCGGTTTCGAGTGTTCGACGACACAACGGTGATAATGaccacgacaacgacgacgacgacgacgacgacaacaccGGCTTCAACCGTGGCTAACGAGCAATCGTCTTCCGGACCGGAGTCGACCGTTCACCCGGTCAGGCCGGAGACAACCGTCCTGCTTGCGGAGGATGAAACCAACAACTCCGTCGACGAGCTGGACGGGGGGCACGCGGTGTCCATCTTTCCCACGGTGGAGATTAAACAGCTCGCCCTCAATCCCGTACTGCCCATCCTGAAGGAGGAACGATTGCGTCCGATCAAGGGTGTCGCATCGCGGATACGGCCGGATCTGAGTAACGCACACATTCGCACGCTGGAACCGGCCCGGTTTCCTACAGCCGGTGGCAATGGGAAACGACTACCTGCACTGTCGGCCTCGTCGTCGCCCTCGTCGGGTGATGATGATAACGCGATAACCACTGCAACCGGTTCAACGACGATGGCGCCCCCGGCTCCGACCGTCCCATCGCTGCTGCTCATCACCTCGACCGCAAGGGAAAAGTGGACACCATCGGCATCGCTCCAGGGTCAGCGTCACCGGGAGCAGAAGTGGTCGGGAACGGCAAGTGGCAAGCAAACGAGTGCCCAACCTAATCCCAACCACTCGAGCACACTCTCGCCGCCCGTCACTTCATCGGAACAACCGGCGGCGAAGGAGTCCGTGGGACGATTGAACTCAGCCGAGGCGACCTCCATGCTGCCGGAAGCGGAAGCAATGGTCGAGCTGTCCCCCGAGCGGCACCATCATCATTTGCTGCGTGTGCCGAAGCTTAAAACCCGTATCGCCATCAAACCGAAGCTAACGAATGTGGTTCCACCGACGGCACCGAGTACTTCCACGACGACTACGTCGCCACCGCCGGCCAGGGGTGATCGGCTGAATCTGTCCGATGTGGAGCTGGGTGAGGATGGTCCGCGCGTGAACAAGACCGACGCCACTCAACCGAGGCGCCAACAGCGACTGaatgacaacgacgacgatgaaccGGAGTTGAACATTATCGAAAAGTTTACCTCGTTCGCGGACCCATCCGGTTCGTTGGAGGGAAAATCCGTAGTATCCGGTGAGGCGCAGGATGATCAGGCTATGGCCGATCTGATTGGACGCATCAGTGAACACACGCAGCGCTCGTTCACGGACAGTTTGGAGGAGTTTTACCGTGACGTAACCGAAAGCAATCCTTCGCTTTTTAACGATCTCTCCCCGATCGCTAGCTCGGATGATCGTCGCGAGCTGCTGGAGCTGATGGAAGATCGCCGGATTGGATCGCGGCTCGCGAAGGTCCTGTCCCAACGCAATATGACCCTCGAGCAGCTGCTCGAACACCGGCGGCGTGGCTCGAGCCAGCTCCACCTGGCGGAGATCGTCAACGGGAAGGTGAAACCGATCGATGACAAGATCGACATTGTGACGGCGTTCGAGCACTTCCCGCGCTTCAATATCGGCAACCTGCGCAGCATCCGACCGGACGACATCAAGCTGGACTCGCAGGGCTTCAGCTACTTCACGTCCATCATCAACCTCCGCCCGTCGGACGACGTGTACAAGGAAGCGCGAGCGCTGCAGGCTCGGCATCGGGGCGCTACGCCCTCCAATGGTAACCATCGCAATGAGGCGCATTTTTTAGCGCCGGGCGGATCGAAGGATAGGCTGCTCGTGCCTTCGAGAATGTCCGCCACCTCCGCCACCGCGGGATCGTACGGCAGCAGCAACTACGAGGAGGAGAGCGCACGGGAAAACATCGTCGAGCACGATCTGCTGGATCTGGAGCTGTCCGGGCACGGCTTCCAGCATCACCGGAGCGCCTCGGTGACCATCGAAAGTACGTCGATACCGGTCGGTGTGCGGTCCGCTATCGTGGCCAGCTCGGCGATcgtcggtgtgtcgttggcgATCTTTGTTGCCATATTCGTCACCTGCCGGTTGCGCCAGCGCCGTCGCCAGAAGCTGAACTACACGGAAAACTTCAACATGGCCAAGGGGCGCCTGCCGATCATTCACAGTGCCGAGATGGAGGCGCGCAAGAGCTCTTCCTCGACGTCGGCCTCCGGGAGGTCGAGTAATGGCGGCGAGCAGGTTGTCTACACGACGCACCGAGCACTCGCGGGCAGCGGAACTTCGCAAACCATCGATACGGGCACACGAGGAAGGCAGCAGAGTGCGGTGATGGATCCCAACTCGGTCGACGTGCAGGACTATCTCTGGGACCGGAAACCGTTCCAGTAG